A stretch of Channa argus isolate prfri chromosome 16, Channa argus male v1.0, whole genome shotgun sequence DNA encodes these proteins:
- the asmt2 gene encoding acetylserotonin O-methyltransferase 2 isoform X2 encodes MAEHMSQSELDYPFRLLEYVNGFRVSKAIFSACELGVFDLLLKSQEPLSAERVARELSANVDGTERLLDALVGLEILEVETTDGKALYSSTDVANLYLAKGSSKSLHDMIIYQSQTIYPLWNNLLDAVREGKNQNEKTFGHLPEDFFQVIYRSEEEMLKFMGLMNNSWILDGHDIATAFSLSCFQTIVDLGGDFFSGELPDADLYVLARVIHDWPEEKCLPLLKKIYDTCKPGGGTLVVEAMLFENRRGPVMAQIFSLNMLVQTEGRERPPSEYVHMLNEAGFQNVQVCRTGKSYDAILAIK; translated from the exons ATGGCCGAGCACATGTCCCAGAGCGAGCTGGACTATCCGTTCCGACTCCTGGAGTATGTCAACGGCTTCCGAGTGTCAAAG GCGATATTTTCGGCCTGTGAGCTGGGAGTGTTTGACCTCCTGCTGAAGTCCCAGGAGCCTCTGAGTGCCGAGCGCGTGGCCCGGGAGCTGAGCGCCAACGTGGACGGGACGGAGAGGCTGCTGGACGCCCTGGTGGGCCTCGAAATCCTGGAGGTGGAGACCACGGATGGAAAAG CTTTGTACAGCAGCACTGATGTGGCCAACCTTTACCTGGCCAAAGGCAGCAGCAAGTCTCTCCACGACATGATCATCTACCAATCCCAAACCATCTACCCACTGTGGAACAACCTGCTGGATGCCGTCAG GGAGGGAAAGAATCAAAATGAAAAGACCTTCGGCCATTTGCCAGAGGATTTTTTCCAAGTTATTTACAG GTCGGAGGAGGAGATGCTGAAATTCATGGGTCTGATGAACAACTCGTGGATTCTCGACGGACATGACATCGCAACAGCGTTCAGCCTCTCCTGCTTCCAGACGATAGTAGATCTCGGAG GTGACTTCTTCAGTGGTGAACTCCCTGATGCCGACCTCTACGTGCTGGCAAGAGTCATCCACGACTGGCCTGAAGAGAAGTGCCTGCCACTGCTGAAAAAGATCTACGATACCTGTAAACCAG GTGGCGGCACACTGGTGGTGGAAGCCATGCTGTTTGAGAACAGGCGAGGCCCCGTCATGGCTCAGATATTCTCCCTGAACATGCTGGTGCAGACCGAGGGCCGGGAGCGGCCCCCATCTGAGTACGTCCACATGCTCAACGAGGCCGGCTTTCAAAACGTCCAGGTTTGCCGAACCGGCAAGTCCTACGACGCCATCTTGGCCATCAAATGA
- the asmt2 gene encoding acetylserotonin O-methyltransferase 2 isoform X1: MAEHMSQSELDYPFRLLEYVNGFRVSKAIFSACELGVFDLLLKSQEPLSAERVARELSANVDGTERLLDALVGLEILEVETTDGKALYSSTDVANLYLAKGSSKSLHDMIIYQSQTIYPLWNNLLDAVREGKNQNEKTFGHLPEDFFQVIYRSEEEMLKFMGLMNNSWILDGHDIATAFSLSCFQTIVDLGGCTGALAREMAKVYPSSSVTVFDLPQVVETARKHFSQENDAVAFQTGDFFSGELPDADLYVLARVIHDWPEEKCLPLLKKIYDTCKPGGGTLVVEAMLFENRRGPVMAQIFSLNMLVQTEGRERPPSEYVHMLNEAGFQNVQVCRTGKSYDAILAIK; the protein is encoded by the exons ATGGCCGAGCACATGTCCCAGAGCGAGCTGGACTATCCGTTCCGACTCCTGGAGTATGTCAACGGCTTCCGAGTGTCAAAG GCGATATTTTCGGCCTGTGAGCTGGGAGTGTTTGACCTCCTGCTGAAGTCCCAGGAGCCTCTGAGTGCCGAGCGCGTGGCCCGGGAGCTGAGCGCCAACGTGGACGGGACGGAGAGGCTGCTGGACGCCCTGGTGGGCCTCGAAATCCTGGAGGTGGAGACCACGGATGGAAAAG CTTTGTACAGCAGCACTGATGTGGCCAACCTTTACCTGGCCAAAGGCAGCAGCAAGTCTCTCCACGACATGATCATCTACCAATCCCAAACCATCTACCCACTGTGGAACAACCTGCTGGATGCCGTCAG GGAGGGAAAGAATCAAAATGAAAAGACCTTCGGCCATTTGCCAGAGGATTTTTTCCAAGTTATTTACAG GTCGGAGGAGGAGATGCTGAAATTCATGGGTCTGATGAACAACTCGTGGATTCTCGACGGACATGACATCGCAACAGCGTTCAGCCTCTCCTGCTTCCAGACGATAGTAGATCTCGGAG GCTGCACTGGTGCTTTAGCCCGTGAGATGGCAAAGGTGTATCCATCCTCCTCCGTCACAGTGTTTGACCTCCCGCAGGTGGTAGAAACGGCCCGGAAACATTTCTCTCAGGAGAACGATGCGGTTGCCTTCCAAACCG GTGACTTCTTCAGTGGTGAACTCCCTGATGCCGACCTCTACGTGCTGGCAAGAGTCATCCACGACTGGCCTGAAGAGAAGTGCCTGCCACTGCTGAAAAAGATCTACGATACCTGTAAACCAG GTGGCGGCACACTGGTGGTGGAAGCCATGCTGTTTGAGAACAGGCGAGGCCCCGTCATGGCTCAGATATTCTCCCTGAACATGCTGGTGCAGACCGAGGGCCGGGAGCGGCCCCCATCTGAGTACGTCCACATGCTCAACGAGGCCGGCTTTCAAAACGTCCAGGTTTGCCGAACCGGCAAGTCCTACGACGCCATCTTGGCCATCAAATGA